One part of the Bacteroidia bacterium genome encodes these proteins:
- a CDS encoding TM2 domain-containing protein — protein sequence MSQDLIMFFPDADPEELHYLEDVTEGFDEKQLQMFAAMYRTKRQSTQTILLTTLLGFIGLAGINRFLMNQIGMGIAYLLTGGFCLIGTIIDAINHKRMTLDFNIAQMNECASIVMRRG from the coding sequence ATGAGCCAAGATCTAATCATGTTCTTCCCCGATGCAGATCCAGAAGAATTACACTATTTGGAAGACGTAACAGAGGGATTTGATGAAAAACAGCTCCAGATGTTTGCTGCCATGTATCGCACCAAACGACAAAGCACCCAAACCATCTTACTGACTACGCTTCTCGGTTTTATTGGACTTGCGGGAATCAACCGTTTTCTGATGAATCAAATCGGAATGGGTATTGCCTATCTCCTGACCGGAGGATTTTGCCTGATCGGTACCATCATTGATGCCATCAATCACAAAAGAATGACCCTCGATTTCAATATTGCCCAAATGAATGAATGCGCAAGCATCGTTATGAGAAGAGGGTAG